A window of Lysobacterales bacterium genomic DNA:
TCAGTGACTTCTTCATGGCTCCATCCTCTCAAGAGTCGGAGCCTTCGGGAAAGCCGGGGCGGTTCATATCGAGCAAGCCCAGCCGCTAGCGTCGGCGTCGGGTCAACCATGTGGACTAAGGGTGCCGAGAATTGACACGGTAGCAATGATCAACGCAGCGAGCGATGCCTCGATGGTTACGGTGAGGCGGAGTGTCTGCAATGAGTGTGAACCATCGCCGGCGAGGATTTCACCCTCCAATCCGGGCACGAGACGCCAGCGATGAAGCGCAGCCAGTCCCAACATCGCAGCGAACAACGCGAGCTTGATCAGCAACAGCTTGCCGTGAACACTGTGGAACAGAGGCGCCGTGGACCAGCCCGTGAGGTCGCCGTAGTGCAGGAGGCCAGTGACCACAAGTACGCCGACGAAGAAGGTGCCGGGGCCTGAGAAGGCCTGCAGCGCATTGTGGAGCAGTTGCAGAGGGACGCTCTCGGCGGATGTGGTGCGACGAGAGATGATTATCAGAAAGGCCGCAATGGCGCCAATCCAGCCGCCTGCCGCAAGCAGGTGGCCGATGCCCGCGGTCAGTCGCAGCGTGCCAGATGCACCTTCTCCTGCGGCGGCGTGACCGTTCCACGCCAGGGTGAGCAAGGCGCCGCCGGAAAGCACGGTGACCAATGGCGAGAAGAAGGAGCGCTCTTGACGACGTGACTGCCAGCCGAGAAAGGCGATCAGCACGACAAGTAGTATGGTCCGTGCCAATGCGGCTCGACCAGCGGCGGTCTCGAACAGGTACCAGCCGAGCGATGTGCGGTCGAGCTCGATGATCGACATCCCCATGATCTCCGTCGTCTTGAAGACAACGTCTATACCGGTCAGCGTCACACCCAACACGGCGCTGACCAGAAGCGCCAAGGAAAGCGCCGACCTGGACAGGGGCAACCACGGGTCTCCGCCAGGCACTGATCGGCGCAGGCTATACCAGGCGAACAGTGGAAGACCGAAAAGCAGCATCAGGTCCAGGTACTGGACGAACCGCAGTGCATAGGCGGGTACGCTCGACAACTCGGCGGGTCCTCAGCGGACGGTAAAGCTGAAATCCCCCGTCATCGGGTGGTTGTCAGGCCCGACGGCGCGGTACTGCACGCGATAAATGCCGGCTTCCAGCGGATGATGCAGCTTGGCGCGTAGGGTCTTGCCGTCGTTGACGACCTCGATCTCCAGATGCTCGATCGGCATGGTCGAATTGCCGTGGACCATTGCCAGCTCCAGGCGCGAAGCGCGCGGCAACAGCGTCTCATTGAAAATGAGGTCGATCTGCTGCGGTGATGTCACAACTGCATTGGCCGCCGGCGCGGACTGGACCAGTGTGGCGTGCGCGTAGGCGAACGAGGCCGACAGGAGGCCGGCCGCTAGGACAATGCCGAGAGAGAAAGAGCGAATGGCGCTGGTGCGTTTCATGATGTTGCTCCGTTATGGGTTATGGAATCAGTGCGCGGAAGCTTCTCGTAGCATCCACTAGGGTTTCGCGGAGACCAGCCCAGTGCGGCGCTCGACAGCCTAGGCGCCGAGTCCCCGATGTAACTGCTCGCAGCATCGGATCTGTTACGGACCGTCGACGGAGACGACGCGCCAACGGCCCTATCCACTACAGCATCGTCCGTGGCCATCGCCAGCAAGCAGCGACTTTCCGGCGCGAACTTCGTGCGCGGGATAACCGGCTTGCTTCAGCGCCGACAACAGGGGGGCACCGCCTTGTGTGAAGTCACCGCGGACACGCATACGACGCGCACCAAGATTGATCTCCACGGTACTGACGCCAGGCAGGGCCTTGATGGCATCGGTCACTTTCCGGACGCATGAACTGCAGTTCATGCCTCGGATCTCAAGAACGATGGTGTTCATTGAGAAGCCATCTCTTCCGGTCTTGTGATGTGATCTCGAGCATCCGCAGGCCATGTCTCGGCGATGCGCTTACAGCGATCCCTGGTACGACTGGTATCGGCTAGTGCTTCCATCGGCTTGCACCAGCAGCACGTCGTAAGCCGTCTTGCGATTACCGTAGGCCGGTCCGTCCATACCCGGCGACCCCAGGGGCATGCCGGGCACGGCTAGGCCGACCCCCTTCGGCTTCTCCCTGAGGAGGCGCTGGATGTCGGCGACCGGCACATGGCCCTCGATCGCATAGCCATCGATTCTGGCCGTATGGCAGGAGCCGAGCCCTGCCGGGATGCCGAGACGCGCGCGTACGCCGGTGTTTCCCGTCTCAAAGGCGCGCACGTTGATGCCCGCTTCCTTCAGGCGTTCCATCCACAGCTTGCAGCATCCGCAGTTTGGATCTTTCCAGACTTCTGCGACGAACCCGGAAGCTGTTGCGTTCCCGGCGAAAGCCATCGACAAAAGGATCAACAAAGTCGTAAAGACGGGACGTTTAGTGCTCAGTGTTTTCATGTTGACGCTCGACTTCGTTCCGTTGGCTGAATGCAGGATTCGACGGTTGCAGGGCTACAAGCAGATCGAGGCGGAGCATAGAAGGCATCGGCTGTCCGGCGGGTGACCCGATCATTACATTCCCGTCATGTGCAGCATGGCTGCGTTCCTGAAGGAACTTCTAGGCTGAACGAAGTACGCACCGAGCAAGGCCTTCGATGTGTCCTTCAGCATCGACAATCTGCACGACAAGAAAGCCCCGTTCATCCAGAGCTACACCGACGCCAATACCGACACGATGACGTATGACCTGCTGGGTCGTCGTTAGTATGCACGCGTGGGTTACCACTGGTAAGGCCCGCTTCACCTGCCCCCGTCCTTGTGGCGGGGGACAGGTGTCGTCTTCCTGTCGAACGAGATCACTATGAAATCGGCTTTCTGGGCGCGTAAGGCCCACAAATGGATTGGCCTGATCATCGGCGTGCAAGCGCTGCTGTGGATGATCAGCGGCGTGTACATGACGGTCATTTCCCTGGACATCATCCATGGCGATCACCTGGCCCATGCCCATCAGCAACCGCTGGTGGCACCCACACACTTGTCGGGTCAGGAACTGCAGCGCCGCTACCCGGGGATGACGCAGGTCAAGCTCAAGCGCCTGCTTGAGCGGGATGTCTATGAGATCCACGCCCGCGACCAAATCTATTTGCTCGATGCCATGACCGGAGAGGTTCTCTCGCCGGGTGATGAGCAGATGGCGATCGCCTTGGCCAAGGCGATGTACCAAGGTCAGGCGCCTGTCGCCCGGGTCGAATGGGTGACCCAAGCACCACAAGAGGTTGCTACGCGGCCGGTGCCGATGTGGGCTGTGCACTACGCCGACGCAGGTGAAACTACCTTGTATTTCTCACCCTACAGCGGCGAGTTGCTGGCGCGCCGGCACAGCCTGTGGCGCTGGTTCGATTTCCTTTGGATGTTCCACATCATGGATTACGAGGCGCGCTCGGACGTCAACAACACCCTGTTGCGCGTGGCATCGGCGGTTGGACTGCTGTTCGTGCTCAGCGGCGCCTGGTTGCTGTTCTACAGCTTCCGCAGGAGGAACGCGGCATGACGCCCTGGATGAGAACGCTGCACAAATGGGTCGGTTTGATCATCGGGCTGCAACTGCTGTTGTGGATGGCCAGTGGCGTGATGATGAGTTGGCTGGATCATGACAAGGTACAAGGCCATCAGTTCCAGG
This region includes:
- the copD gene encoding copper homeostasis membrane protein CopD — translated: MSSVPAYALRFVQYLDLMLLFGLPLFAWYSLRRSVPGGDPWLPLSRSALSLALLVSAVLGVTLTGIDVVFKTTEIMGMSIIELDRTSLGWYLFETAAGRAALARTILLVVLIAFLGWQSRRQERSFFSPLVTVLSGGALLTLAWNGHAAAGEGASGTLRLTAGIGHLLAAGGWIGAIAAFLIIISRRTTSAESVPLQLLHNALQAFSGPGTFFVGVLVVTGLLHYGDLTGWSTAPLFHSVHGKLLLIKLALFAAMLGLAALHRWRLVPGLEGEILAGDGSHSLQTLRLTVTIEASLAALIIATVSILGTLSPHG
- the copC gene encoding copper homeostasis periplasmic binding protein CopC codes for the protein MKRTSAIRSFSLGIVLAAGLLSASFAYAHATLVQSAPAANAVVTSPQQIDLIFNETLLPRASRLELAMVHGNSTMPIEHLEIEVVNDGKTLRAKLHHPLEAGIYRVQYRAVGPDNHPMTGDFSFTVR
- a CDS encoding heavy-metal-associated domain-containing protein, with protein sequence MNTIVLEIRGMNCSSCVRKVTDAIKALPGVSTVEINLGARRMRVRGDFTQGGAPLLSALKQAGYPAHEVRAGKSLLAGDGHGRCCSG
- a CDS encoding DUF411 domain-containing protein; this encodes MKTLSTKRPVFTTLLILLSMAFAGNATASGFVAEVWKDPNCGCCKLWMERLKEAGINVRAFETGNTGVRARLGIPAGLGSCHTARIDGYAIEGHVPVADIQRLLREKPKGVGLAVPGMPLGSPGMDGPAYGNRKTAYDVLLVQADGSTSRYQSYQGSL
- a CDS encoding PepSY domain-containing protein; its protein translation is MKSAFWARKAHKWIGLIIGVQALLWMISGVYMTVISLDIIHGDHLAHAHQQPLVAPTHLSGQELQRRYPGMTQVKLKRLLERDVYEIHARDQIYLLDAMTGEVLSPGDEQMAIALAKAMYQGQAPVARVEWVTQAPQEVATRPVPMWAVHYADAGETTLYFSPYSGELLARRHSLWRWFDFLWMFHIMDYEARSDVNNTLLRVASAVGLLFVLSGAWLLFYSFRRRNAA